Below is a window of Demequina muriae DNA.
GAGGACGACCCTGAGCTGCTGCCGTACGCCGGGGACCCGACTGTGCTGGAGCCCGGGCAGGCCGTGGCGATGGTCGATGAGGCGCGCGCGGCCGGCGACGACGCGCTGGTGCAGCAGTACACGGGACTGTGGGCAGCACCCGTCGACGCTGGCGCCGGCGCGCAGACGCTTGAGGTGGTCTCCCGCTACCCCGACGTGCGGTGGGAGGACGTGCTCATCGAGGGGAGCGCGCCTCGAGGCGGAGAGATTTCGGTCGCGGCAGACGTCGCGGAGGGCCTCGGGGTCGGCGTGGGCGACGAACTGCGTCTCGCCGCGCCCATGGACCGCGACGACACGATCGCCGACGCGGTGACGGTCACCGGCCTCACTCGGCCCTCCTCCTACGGTCCGCTCATGTCGCCGGCGCCCACCGGGTACGTGACGTGGGACGACGGACTCGACTACGCACACGCCATCGAGGGGTGGAGGGACGTCGCCGCGGCCACTGGCGAGCCCACGCAGCGCCTGGATGCCACCGTGACATGGACGCAGGGTGCAGCCGCATTCGCGGGACTCGAGCCCGTCGGCATCTACGACCTCTCCTGGACAGATCTGTCCCTCGGGTTCGAGGGCTGGCCCGTGACGGCGATCTCCGCGGCGGGCCTCGTCGCCGTGGCGATGATCGGTGCGACCTTCGCGATGGCCCGGTCGCAGGCTCAGCGGCGCATCCAATGGGTCGCGACCGCCCGTGTGCTCGGCGCCAAGCGCTCGGCCCTCGTGTCCGCGAGCGCGGTCGAGGCGCTGGTGATCGCCGTCGTCGCGACTGCCACAGGGATCGCACTCGGCTACCTCGCCGTCAGCGGACTCGTCGCGTTCGAACGCTGGCGCACGCCCGGCGTCCTGCTCCCTCCCGCGCCTACGCTCGCACCCGTGGGGCTCGCACTCCTGATCGGATTGGGCCTGGTGCTCGCCACGATCACGGCGGTCGCGCCGGCTTTCTGGGCCACCCGGGTGGTGCCCTCGGCGGCGCTCAAGCCCGTGACCCCCTTCAGCGAGGCGCAGCTCTCTCGCGACGTGTCGGGACGGTGGCTCATCGGCCTGACGACGCTCGCCGTGGTGGGCATCGTCGTCGCGGCCGCCCTGGGGTGGTTCACGTCCCCGGCCGTCGGCGAACAGCTGACGGCCTTCAGCGTGGCGAGCCTGGTGGTGCTCGGGATCGCCGTCACGGTGGAGCTCGCGCGGCTGGGCATTCGACGCGCTGGAGCGCTGGTCGCACGGGTGCCGCAGCCATGGGCCGTGGCCGTCGAGTCGGGCCTCACCGCACGCTGGCGGTCGTCGGGCGCTGCCGCCGCCATCGTGGGACTCACGGCCGCGGGCATCGTGAGCGTCATCGCGCTCGGCGTGTACAACGCCGCGTTCGGAGCAGTCGACTCACCGGGGGCGGGAGTCTACGGATCCCTGTGGGATCTGGCCATGATGCGTGCGGTGCCGAGCTGGCGCCTCGTGGCGGTCGCCTGCGGGGCCTTCGCACTGGCCGCGGTCGTCGCAGCTGCCATCATCTCGACGGCGCGCCACGCCACGGCCGCGGATGACGCGGTCCAGGGCGCGCTCGGTCTGTCTCCACGGGATGCGCGGCGGGCGGCGGGCATTGAGGTGGGCATGCCCATCGCGGTCGGCGCACTGGCGGGGACGACGGTGGGATGGGCCGGTGGGGCCCTGTTCGCGCTCACGGCCCCCGCACTCGCCAGCGGCATCCAGGCGTGGGGGGTCGGCGCCGCCGCCACCGTCATCACAGTCGCCGCCACCTGCGGGATCGCGACACTCGTCGCGGCAGTCGCATCGGCCCTTGCAGCGGTGACCACGAGAATCGGGCCTCCCGTGCGAGAACTCGCGCGCGCTACGCGCTGAGCGGGGCACTCGGAGGAGTCGAGCGCACCTCCCCTAGACTGACGCGCATCGGCCCCCAAGCGCGGGGCGCCGCCCCCGCACCCGCATCGGCCGCCCCGCCGGTGCCGCCCCGGAAGGACCGCTCGTGAGCAACTACGCCGGAGACATCACCCCCCAGGAGGCCTGGGAGATGCTGACCTCGAACCCCGATGCGCGCCTCGTCGACGTGCGGACCGAGGCCGAGTGGCGGTTCGTGGGCGTGCCCGACACGTCATCGACCGACCACGAGACCCTGTTCATCGAGTGGGTGAGCTACCCCGACGGCCAGCGGAACTTCCGCTTCGTGGAGCAGCTCAAGGACGGCGGGTTCGAGCCCGGGTCCGAGGCGCCCGTGATCTTCCTGTGCCGCTCGGGACAGCGTTCGATCGGCGCGGCAGTGGCGGCGACCGATGCGGGCATCGGCCCGTCCTACAACGTCCTCGAAGGCTTCGAGGGCGCGGTCGACGGCGACGGCCACCGTGGCTGGCAGGGCTGGCGCGCGGCCGGGCTGCCCTGGCGTCAGGGCTGATCCCCCCGTACCGCGTTCACCGCACACCAGCCGTCGATCCTCGTGCGCGACCGACGGG
It encodes the following:
- a CDS encoding FtsX-like permease family protein, with protein sequence MILRLAREQLRSGRRYTAWSGLLLTMALALASAAFVGASTQLTTNTLASHEYLPRLDHVAWVSWWTDGLPEDDPELLPYAGDPTVLEPGQAVAMVDEARAAGDDALVQQYTGLWAAPVDAGAGAQTLEVVSRYPDVRWEDVLIEGSAPRGGEISVAADVAEGLGVGVGDELRLAAPMDRDDTIADAVTVTGLTRPSSYGPLMSPAPTGYVTWDDGLDYAHAIEGWRDVAAATGEPTQRLDATVTWTQGAAAFAGLEPVGIYDLSWTDLSLGFEGWPVTAISAAGLVAVAMIGATFAMARSQAQRRIQWVATARVLGAKRSALVSASAVEALVIAVVATATGIALGYLAVSGLVAFERWRTPGVLLPPAPTLAPVGLALLIGLGLVLATITAVAPAFWATRVVPSAALKPVTPFSEAQLSRDVSGRWLIGLTTLAVVGIVVAAALGWFTSPAVGEQLTAFSVASLVVLGIAVTVELARLGIRRAGALVARVPQPWAVAVESGLTARWRSSGAAAAIVGLTAAGIVSVIALGVYNAAFGAVDSPGAGVYGSLWDLAMMRAVPSWRLVAVACGAFALAAVVAAAIISTARHATAADDAVQGALGLSPRDARRAAGIEVGMPIAVGALAGTTVGWAGGALFALTAPALASGIQAWGVGAAATVITVAATCGIATLVAAVASALAAVTTRIGPPVRELARATR
- a CDS encoding rhodanese-like domain-containing protein: MSNYAGDITPQEAWEMLTSNPDARLVDVRTEAEWRFVGVPDTSSTDHETLFIEWVSYPDGQRNFRFVEQLKDGGFEPGSEAPVIFLCRSGQRSIGAAVAATDAGIGPSYNVLEGFEGAVDGDGHRGWQGWRAAGLPWRQG